In the genome of Mucisphaera calidilacus, one region contains:
- a CDS encoding endo-1,4-beta-xylanase translates to MPAYRLLALLLIVVMAAPSFAQNTAENARHIGIARQPILGGEAASDARLEMLRDDQTDGHGHGFRLTTVKQPAHHYSIEVRFLLDAGFKAGDVVHATFWARSRDAARYETSEALTLFRVQRTGPPWERTLYREWSVGPHWRKCTIASRVDKDIPAGQIAAVFSGGYPRQAIEVAGLTITNYGPDADPDTLEQSTFEYVGMEPDAPWRRDALERIEKHRKAEIPLRVVDRDGRPVPNARVEAILSRHDFDFGVAISATWLNENWDTPEGRRYREELTRNFNAVAIENALKWSWWEREPETALRTLDWLHKETDLRIHGHVLVWPGLEKFRTTDAQPLWEAAQKNPDMLRARIDAHMQSVLLATRGMIDVWDVVNEAYNQNEIIHLLGDEMIVHWFQRARRFAPKATLIYNDFALLGQSGRNKIKQQFVYDLVKKARDAGAPIDAIGLQAHLGSSYTPPERVLAIIDKFAELDVNIQITEYDISIIDPVVAEQYTRDLMIAVFSHPAVTTFQGWNYWSATPTWMPEAAYFADDWSLQPIGRAYVQLVQNEWQTHEKLRTNRQGVARLRGFKGDYDVHVLTPDGRQSLHAVRLSDDNTAIDLVVE, encoded by the coding sequence GTGCCCGCCTATCGTCTCCTCGCACTGCTCCTCATCGTCGTCATGGCCGCACCGTCGTTCGCTCAGAACACGGCCGAAAACGCCCGTCACATCGGCATCGCCCGCCAGCCCATCCTTGGCGGCGAAGCCGCGAGCGATGCTCGCCTTGAGATGCTCAGAGATGACCAGACCGACGGCCATGGCCACGGCTTCCGACTCACCACCGTCAAACAGCCCGCACACCACTACAGCATCGAGGTACGCTTCCTCCTCGACGCGGGCTTCAAGGCCGGCGACGTCGTCCACGCCACCTTCTGGGCACGCTCACGCGACGCCGCCCGCTACGAAACCTCCGAAGCCCTCACCCTCTTCCGCGTCCAACGCACCGGCCCGCCCTGGGAACGCACGCTCTACCGCGAGTGGAGCGTCGGACCGCACTGGCGAAAGTGCACGATCGCCAGCCGCGTCGACAAAGACATCCCCGCCGGCCAGATCGCCGCCGTCTTCTCCGGCGGATACCCCAGACAGGCCATCGAGGTGGCCGGCCTCACGATCACCAACTACGGGCCCGACGCCGACCCCGACACGCTCGAGCAGTCCACCTTCGAATACGTCGGCATGGAACCCGATGCACCCTGGCGGCGAGACGCACTCGAACGCATCGAGAAACACCGCAAGGCCGAGATCCCGCTACGCGTCGTGGACCGCGACGGACGCCCCGTGCCCAACGCACGCGTCGAAGCGATCCTCTCCCGACACGACTTCGACTTCGGCGTCGCCATCAGCGCGACTTGGCTCAATGAAAACTGGGACACGCCCGAAGGACGACGCTACCGCGAGGAACTCACACGCAACTTCAACGCCGTCGCCATCGAGAACGCACTGAAGTGGTCCTGGTGGGAACGCGAGCCGGAGACCGCACTACGCACCCTTGACTGGTTGCACAAGGAGACCGACCTCCGGATCCACGGCCACGTCCTCGTCTGGCCCGGTCTCGAGAAGTTCCGCACCACCGACGCCCAACCTCTCTGGGAGGCAGCCCAGAAAAACCCCGACATGCTCCGCGCACGCATCGACGCCCACATGCAGTCGGTCCTGCTCGCCACCCGGGGCATGATCGACGTCTGGGACGTCGTCAACGAGGCCTACAACCAGAACGAGATCATCCACTTGCTCGGCGACGAGATGATCGTCCACTGGTTCCAGCGTGCACGACGCTTCGCCCCCAAAGCGACCCTGATCTACAACGACTTCGCCCTGCTCGGCCAGAGCGGGAGAAACAAGATCAAGCAGCAGTTCGTCTACGACCTCGTGAAGAAGGCACGCGACGCCGGCGCACCGATCGACGCCATCGGCCTCCAGGCGCACCTCGGCAGCAGCTACACCCCACCCGAGCGCGTGCTCGCCATTATCGACAAGTTCGCCGAGCTGGACGTCAACATCCAGATCACCGAGTACGACATCTCGATCATCGATCCCGTCGTCGCCGAGCAGTACACCCGCGACCTCATGATCGCGGTCTTCAGCCACCCGGCGGTCACCACCTTCCAGGGCTGGAACTACTGGTCGGCCACGCCGACGTGGATGCCCGAAGCCGCCTACTTCGCCGATGACTGGTCTCTGCAACCGATCGGCCGCGCCTACGTCCAACTCGTTCAGAACGAGTGGCAGACCCACGAGAAGCTCCGGACCAACCGCCAGGGCGTCGCGCGACTCCGAGGCTTCAAGGGCGACTACGACGTCCACGTTCTCACGCCAGACGGCAGACAATCGCTGCACGCCGTCCGGCTCAGTGATGACAACACCGCTATCGACCTCGTCGTGGAGTAA
- a CDS encoding heparin lyase I family protein has product MPSVRRALMIMTLMACSGATAHAATGFSDDFEHGGQLHITGDGWRAETWEEVPGSDRLRVTHASRAGDYGVRFSLFRNDEYVETSNRTELKKDTRPGDTFGMGNNGDERYYRWNIFIPNDYQVDTHPDAFEIVGQLHRSPDGGQAWKSPPIDLAIKGDQWHININNDGAGYDADLGTIQKGVWTEFVLHTIWSPGSDGQTTLYRNGAEVFSQQGPNTYGSHYSDNDFFLKVGVYKPYWRDTDTPYTVKSSTWQRTFVYDDVLVGDAGESPQSMRSEQPARPIEIHRYGTHEHGADARVVGNGSDRHRYNTGGSTRLESRGSDWSGAQYATYLRFDLSDSALPIVADATLQLVLELDQNYPLDVYAVPDAFTGREDGYGLPEFGETEWTEGNGSWSLATGTEINGDRAPGFDETTGLPDTAVLEFIGTIATTGGLRDDSMVELTSTALIDAVAADTNDQITLVIVARDTSGSGTWIHSKESDTDLAPSLEIITQAPELPSDFNLNGAVDVDDVDILLANLGHPGFDLTNDRRSDLADFDAIVTGDAFLGSLLGDINGDLAIDLLDLSILAANFDTNATGTLPYTLGNLNADHAIDLLDLSILAANFGRTAVPEPAATALLAALPTLLRRRRSHA; this is encoded by the coding sequence ATGCCGTCCGTTCGCCGAGCTCTGATGATCATGACGCTGATGGCATGCAGCGGCGCAACCGCCCACGCAGCCACCGGCTTCAGCGACGACTTCGAGCACGGCGGCCAGCTGCACATCACCGGCGACGGCTGGCGTGCCGAAACCTGGGAAGAGGTGCCCGGCTCGGATCGGCTACGCGTGACACACGCATCGCGTGCCGGCGACTACGGCGTGCGCTTCTCGCTCTTCCGCAACGACGAGTACGTCGAGACCAGCAACCGCACCGAGCTCAAGAAAGACACACGCCCGGGCGACACGTTCGGCATGGGCAACAACGGCGACGAACGCTACTACCGCTGGAACATCTTTATCCCCAACGACTACCAGGTCGATACCCACCCCGACGCCTTCGAGATCGTCGGCCAGCTCCACCGATCACCCGATGGCGGACAGGCGTGGAAGAGCCCGCCCATCGACCTCGCCATCAAGGGCGACCAGTGGCACATCAACATCAACAACGACGGAGCCGGCTACGACGCCGACCTCGGCACCATCCAGAAAGGCGTCTGGACCGAGTTCGTCCTCCACACGATCTGGTCGCCGGGCAGCGACGGCCAGACCACGCTCTACCGCAACGGCGCCGAGGTGTTCAGCCAGCAGGGCCCCAACACCTACGGCAGCCACTACAGCGACAACGACTTCTTTCTCAAGGTCGGCGTCTACAAGCCCTACTGGCGCGACACCGACACCCCCTACACCGTCAAGTCCAGTACCTGGCAACGAACCTTCGTCTACGACGACGTCCTCGTCGGTGACGCCGGCGAATCCCCGCAGTCGATGCGCTCCGAACAACCCGCACGGCCCATCGAGATCCATCGCTACGGCACCCACGAGCACGGCGCCGACGCACGCGTCGTCGGCAACGGCTCCGATCGCCACCGCTACAACACCGGAGGATCAACACGCCTGGAGAGCCGCGGCAGCGACTGGAGCGGAGCGCAGTACGCCACCTACCTGCGCTTCGACCTCAGCGATTCGGCCCTCCCCATCGTCGCCGACGCCACCCTTCAACTCGTCCTCGAACTCGATCAGAACTACCCCCTCGACGTCTACGCCGTGCCCGACGCCTTCACCGGACGCGAGGACGGCTACGGCCTGCCCGAGTTCGGCGAAACCGAATGGACCGAGGGCAACGGCTCTTGGAGCCTCGCGACCGGCACCGAGATCAATGGCGATCGCGCCCCGGGTTTTGACGAAACCACCGGCTTGCCCGACACCGCGGTTCTCGAGTTCATCGGGACCATCGCGACCACCGGCGGACTGCGCGATGATTCAATGGTCGAACTGACCTCCACAGCACTCATCGACGCCGTCGCCGCCGACACCAACGACCAGATCACCCTCGTGATCGTCGCCCGCGACACCAGCGGCAGCGGCACCTGGATCCACAGCAAGGAATCCGATACCGATCTCGCGCCGAGCCTCGAAATCATCACCCAGGCGCCCGAGCTGCCCAGCGACTTCAACCTCAACGGCGCCGTTGACGTCGACGACGTCGACATCCTCCTCGCCAACCTCGGCCACCCGGGCTTCGACCTCACCAACGACCGCCGCTCCGACCTCGCCGACTTCGACGCCATCGTCACCGGCGACGCTTTTCTCGGCAGCCTCCTCGGCGATATCAACGGCGACCTGGCCATCGACCTGCTCGACCTGAGCATCCTCGCCGCCAACTTCGACACCAACGCCACCGGCACGCTGCCCTACACCCTGGGCAATCTCAACGCCGATCACGCCATCGACCTGCTCGACCTGAGCATCCTCGCCGCCAACTTCGGCAGGACCGCTGTGCCCGAGCCCGCAGCCACGGCCCTGCTCGCCGCACTCCCCACTCTCCTCCGACGACGCCGGAGCCACGCCTGA
- a CDS encoding ABC transporter substrate-binding protein — MKYLFLTIGLLLLLFGSALWWTSPDASSDVPVLYWITDRNPMRTDQVNRFHRWLVREGHGREVVIATPQDAQRLRHGIAPTLADDIIAGQPETAPIFDENIDASKLPITVRIPAFELRLDTANKDTTKQKIQSVSGVASDLMDIFNGENMRMFQAMNVLADVTDAAHTHNFDLSQTYSSLEAELCVDGRQYMFPCNAGTLSYWVNIDTFEQHGIQPPPRRWTVQEFERIGVAFCEAANRGKRRRDVFFADSIDMPTLYRGYGASVYNETLTAAAIDSPGYVEALKTMKRWIYDLNILPTPDDQDSFSTGQGFKGASLQLFASGNYAMIYGGRYFLLQFRQMNGLGRMTVSEVPHAVFPNGTIGTRGTAVYRGSPHQDLAVLFLAYLNSPDYNMQIVRSADALPPNPRYLTTPEYLAPAEYPNEHDVHQGFAEITRSIAVAGEYSPFVLPDVVMIKVRYYEEQFTVGMITAEQAARRTAAAINREIARFLDENPNRRELYDQRCELQQKIDRLKASGQPVPRDWVANAFHKAYLEHLGMLTDSTPTSEEE; from the coding sequence ATGAAGTACCTGTTCCTGACCATCGGCCTGCTGCTTCTTCTGTTCGGGTCCGCGCTGTGGTGGACCTCGCCTGACGCCAGCTCGGACGTCCCCGTGCTCTACTGGATCACCGACCGCAACCCCATGCGGACCGATCAGGTCAACCGATTCCACCGCTGGCTCGTACGCGAGGGACACGGCCGGGAAGTGGTCATCGCGACCCCCCAGGACGCCCAGCGACTGCGCCACGGCATCGCGCCGACCCTCGCCGACGACATCATCGCCGGTCAGCCCGAGACCGCACCCATCTTCGACGAGAACATCGACGCCTCGAAACTGCCCATCACCGTCCGTATCCCCGCCTTTGAACTCAGGCTCGACACCGCCAACAAGGACACCACCAAACAGAAAATCCAGTCGGTCTCAGGCGTCGCCAGCGACCTCATGGACATCTTCAACGGCGAGAACATGCGCATGTTCCAGGCCATGAACGTCCTCGCCGACGTCACCGATGCCGCCCACACCCACAACTTCGACCTGAGCCAGACCTACAGCAGCCTCGAGGCCGAGCTGTGCGTCGACGGCCGACAGTACATGTTCCCCTGCAACGCCGGAACCCTCTCCTACTGGGTCAACATCGACACATTCGAGCAGCACGGCATCCAGCCCCCGCCACGACGATGGACCGTCCAGGAGTTCGAACGCATCGGCGTCGCCTTCTGCGAAGCCGCCAACCGGGGCAAGCGCCGACGCGACGTCTTCTTCGCCGATTCCATCGACATGCCCACCCTCTACCGCGGGTACGGCGCTTCGGTCTACAACGAGACCCTCACCGCGGCCGCCATCGACAGCCCCGGCTACGTCGAGGCGCTCAAGACCATGAAACGCTGGATCTACGACCTCAACATCCTCCCCACACCCGACGACCAGGACTCCTTCTCGACCGGACAGGGCTTCAAGGGTGCTTCGCTCCAGCTCTTCGCCTCAGGCAACTACGCGATGATCTACGGCGGCCGCTACTTCCTGCTCCAGTTCCGCCAGATGAACGGACTCGGACGCATGACCGTCTCGGAAGTGCCCCACGCCGTCTTCCCCAACGGCACCATCGGCACTCGCGGCACCGCCGTCTACCGAGGCAGCCCGCACCAGGACCTGGCCGTCCTCTTCCTCGCCTACCTCAACAGCCCCGACTACAACATGCAGATCGTCCGCTCCGCCGACGCGCTGCCGCCCAACCCCCGATACCTCACGACCCCCGAATACCTGGCGCCGGCCGAGTATCCCAACGAGCACGACGTCCACCAGGGCTTCGCCGAGATCACCCGCAGCATCGCCGTCGCCGGCGAGTACAGCCCCTTCGTACTCCCCGACGTCGTCATGATCAAGGTGCGCTACTACGAGGAACAGTTTACGGTCGGCATGATCACCGCCGAGCAGGCCGCCAGACGGACCGCCGCCGCCATCAACCGCGAGATCGCCCGCTTCCTCGACGAGAACCCCAACCGACGCGAGCTCTACGACCAACGATGCGAGCTCCAGCAAAAGATCGACCGTCTCAAGGCATCGGGTCAGCCCGTCCCGCGCGACTGGGTCGCCAACGCCTTCCACAAGGCCTACCTCGAGCACCTCGGCATGCTGACCGACTCCACCCCAACATCGGAGGAGGAGTAA
- a CDS encoding carbohydrate ABC transporter permease, whose translation MPATRNQKNQRVALAFLAPNLAGVLVFTLYPVVFSLVMAFTNWDLTRHNQFQDENSIRFIGFKHFLDMVAPSGEGLFAGPFWQYLGNTLFFMMGIPLAVVGSLMAALLLTQQGVAPRYGRLIGFIIASAGLIASVAIMVLYGSAETGTTLLFVGFISLVLVGGLTFGTTWFRTLFYTPHFVAGVATYILWKKLYSRDSGPINQVLQPALDGFAATVNAVPPALVTTAGWALALIAIILGYLCSSVLARNAARRVLPRVTLAVCLLLLAGPLLICLLMALNPANPIIGIVTATALILTYAGRLLPHLAGTLSVRSTQTGDPGLMVMLIILTAIGQALLLGLALVFLNLPAMAADGLDAPSWLNDPNFAKPALMIMVLWAAIGSNNMLLYLAALTNVPKELHEAASIDGASALQRFWSVTLPELAPTTFFIFVTSTIYGLQGGFEMARVMTEGGPAGATTTLSYFIYQEGFQAGRLGSASAIAWMLFLLIFGVTVINWRYGGRSDA comes from the coding sequence ATGCCCGCCACCCGCAACCAGAAAAACCAACGCGTCGCCCTCGCCTTCCTCGCGCCCAACCTCGCCGGTGTCCTCGTCTTTACCCTCTACCCCGTCGTCTTCAGCCTCGTCATGGCCTTCACCAACTGGGACCTCACCCGCCACAACCAGTTCCAGGACGAGAACAGCATCCGTTTCATCGGATTCAAGCACTTCCTCGACATGGTCGCGCCATCGGGCGAAGGCCTCTTCGCCGGCCCCTTCTGGCAGTACCTGGGCAACACCCTCTTCTTCATGATGGGCATCCCCCTCGCGGTCGTCGGCTCGCTCATGGCGGCGCTGCTCCTGACGCAGCAAGGCGTCGCGCCACGCTACGGCCGACTCATCGGTTTTATCATCGCCTCGGCCGGACTCATCGCTTCCGTCGCCATCATGGTCCTCTACGGATCTGCCGAGACCGGGACCACCCTCCTCTTCGTCGGCTTTATCTCACTCGTCCTCGTGGGCGGGCTGACCTTCGGGACCACCTGGTTCCGCACACTCTTCTACACCCCGCACTTCGTCGCCGGCGTCGCCACCTACATCCTCTGGAAGAAGCTCTACAGCCGAGACTCCGGGCCGATCAACCAGGTCCTCCAACCCGCCCTCGACGGCTTCGCCGCGACCGTCAACGCCGTTCCGCCCGCACTCGTCACCACCGCAGGCTGGGCACTCGCCCTCATCGCCATCATCCTCGGTTACCTCTGCTCCTCGGTACTCGCACGCAACGCGGCACGCCGTGTACTCCCACGCGTCACCCTCGCCGTCTGCCTGCTCCTGCTCGCCGGCCCGCTGCTGATCTGCCTCCTCATGGCCCTGAACCCCGCTAACCCGATCATCGGCATCGTCACCGCCACGGCCCTGATCCTGACCTACGCCGGCCGCCTGCTCCCCCATCTCGCCGGCACGCTCAGCGTCCGATCCACCCAGACCGGCGACCCCGGCCTGATGGTAATGCTCATCATCCTCACCGCCATCGGGCAGGCCCTGCTGCTGGGTCTTGCCCTGGTCTTTCTCAACCTCCCCGCCATGGCCGCCGACGGACTCGACGCCCCCAGCTGGCTCAACGACCCCAACTTCGCCAAGCCCGCCCTGATGATCATGGTCCTCTGGGCCGCCATCGGATCCAACAACATGCTCCTCTATCTCGCGGCACTCACCAACGTGCCCAAAGAACTCCACGAAGCCGCCAGCATCGACGGAGCCTCGGCACTCCAGCGGTTCTGGAGCGTCACCCTCCCCGAACTCGCGCCGACCACCTTCTTCATCTTCGTCACCTCCACCATCTACGGCCTCCAAGGCGGCTTCGAGATGGCACGCGTCATGACCGAGGGCGGACCCGCAGGCGCCACCACCACCCTCAGCTACTTCATCTACCAGGAGGGCTTCCAGGCCGGACGACTCGGCTCCGCCTCCGCCATCGCTTGGATGCTCTTCCTCCTGATCTTTGGCGTCACCGTCATCAACTGGCGCTACGGAGGCCGATCCGATGCCTGA
- a CDS encoding carbohydrate ABC transporter permease, translated as MPEPASTTLVHRKSLGLRARHATLWSLRLITLTILAFTLTLPFLWMILTSLKHLSEVGVNAWLPGEMGWQWSNYPEVFRQIPFARYYLNSIFIAASVTFLNVLTSACAAFAFARVQWVGRDKIFLVYLATMMIPGLVIMIPNYQLMIQLGLVDSMVGLILPASFSTFSTFLLRQFMLSIPRSIDEAAEIDGASPWQLFWEIILPLARPGLVTVTIITFMGTYSSFFWPLVMLKSDHTYTLPIGLLAFDSTAGQATHLLMAGVAMSVIPMIIVFVLMQKQLIAGIQVGAVKG; from the coding sequence ATGCCTGAACCCGCCTCCACGACCCTCGTCCACCGCAAGTCGCTCGGGCTCCGCGCACGCCACGCCACGCTCTGGTCCCTGCGCCTCATCACCCTCACCATCCTCGCCTTCACACTCACCCTCCCCTTCCTCTGGATGATCCTCACCAGCCTCAAGCACCTCTCCGAGGTTGGCGTCAACGCATGGCTGCCCGGCGAGATGGGCTGGCAGTGGTCCAACTACCCCGAGGTCTTCCGGCAGATCCCCTTCGCACGCTACTACCTCAACAGCATCTTCATCGCCGCCAGCGTCACCTTCCTCAACGTCCTCACCTCCGCCTGCGCCGCCTTCGCCTTCGCACGCGTGCAGTGGGTCGGCCGCGACAAGATCTTCCTCGTCTACCTCGCCACCATGATGATTCCCGGACTCGTCATCATGATCCCCAACTACCAGCTCATGATTCAGCTCGGACTCGTCGACTCGATGGTCGGCCTGATCCTCCCCGCCTCCTTCTCCACCTTCAGCACCTTCCTGCTCCGGCAGTTCATGCTCTCGATCCCACGATCCATCGACGAGGCCGCCGAGATCGACGGCGCCTCGCCCTGGCAGCTCTTCTGGGAGATCATCCTCCCCCTCGCACGGCCCGGACTGGTCACCGTCACCATCATCACCTTCATGGGCACCTACAGCTCCTTCTTCTGGCCGCTCGTCATGCTCAAGAGCGACCACACGTACACCCTGCCCATCGGACTCCTCGCCTTCGACTCCACCGCCGGCCAGGCCACGCACCTGCTCATGGCAGGCGTCGCCATGTCCGTCATCCCCATGATCATCGTCTTCGTCCTGATGCAGAAGCAGCTGATCGCCGGCATCCAGGTCGGCGCGGTCAAGGGATAA
- a CDS encoding glycoside hydrolase family 30 protein, which translates to MTTWICTTPDKPWQDHSGSLANAADSDSNLQLTDTRDQTILGFGGCFNELGWEALSWLDPDQRDQIIRDLFDPEDGCRFSFCRVPIGASDYAVSWYSHNETEGDLDMNAFNIDRDHQYLIPYIKAAIAQQPDLRLFASPWSPPTWMKQPKAYNYGTLVWNEQNLKAYALYLLKFVQAYQQLGLDVRQVHVQNEPNSDQKFPSCLWKPEQFAEFIGDYLGPLFERENNPCEIWAGTIERPGYDTWPNRILSDAKAQRYVAGLGFQWAGKGAVQTTHLAWPDVPIIQTENECGDGQNTWDYARYVFSLIHHYMINGTCAYTYWNMVLPAGGRSTWGWLQNSMITVDPETRAVTYQPEFYVMKHLTRFIDNGATRRGLAGPLAGNALAFENPGGSTTLLIANPSDNPRTLAVDINGQSLSATLPAQSFNTIVA; encoded by the coding sequence ATGACCACATGGATCTGCACTACACCCGACAAGCCCTGGCAGGACCACTCCGGCAGCCTCGCCAACGCCGCCGACAGCGACTCCAACCTCCAGCTCACCGACACCCGCGACCAGACCATCCTCGGCTTCGGCGGATGCTTCAACGAACTCGGCTGGGAAGCCCTCTCATGGCTCGATCCCGACCAACGCGACCAGATCATCCGCGACCTGTTCGACCCCGAGGACGGCTGCCGCTTCTCGTTCTGCCGCGTGCCCATCGGCGCCAGCGACTACGCCGTGAGCTGGTACAGCCACAACGAGACCGAAGGCGACCTCGACATGAACGCCTTCAACATCGACCGCGACCACCAGTACCTCATCCCCTACATCAAGGCCGCCATCGCCCAGCAGCCCGACTTGCGCCTCTTCGCCTCGCCCTGGAGCCCGCCGACCTGGATGAAACAGCCCAAGGCGTACAACTACGGCACCCTCGTCTGGAACGAGCAGAACCTCAAGGCCTACGCCCTCTACCTCCTGAAATTCGTCCAGGCCTACCAGCAACTCGGCCTCGACGTCCGACAGGTCCACGTCCAGAACGAACCCAACTCCGACCAGAAATTCCCCTCCTGCCTCTGGAAGCCCGAGCAGTTCGCCGAGTTCATCGGCGACTACCTCGGCCCGCTCTTCGAACGCGAAAACAACCCCTGCGAGATCTGGGCCGGCACCATCGAACGCCCGGGCTACGACACCTGGCCCAACCGGATCCTCAGCGACGCCAAGGCTCAACGCTACGTCGCCGGCCTCGGCTTCCAGTGGGCCGGCAAGGGAGCCGTGCAAACCACCCACCTCGCCTGGCCCGACGTCCCCATCATCCAGACCGAGAACGAGTGTGGCGACGGGCAGAACACCTGGGACTACGCCCGCTACGTCTTCAGCCTCATCCACCACTACATGATCAACGGCACCTGCGCCTACACCTACTGGAACATGGTCCTCCCCGCCGGCGGACGAAGCACCTGGGGATGGCTCCAGAACAGCATGATCACCGTCGACCCCGAAACCCGCGCCGTCACCTACCAGCCCGAGTTCTACGTCATGAAGCACCTCACACGCTTCATCGACAACGGCGCCACGCGACGCGGCCTCGCAGGCCCCCTCGCCGGCAACGCCCTGGCCTTCGAGAACCCCGGCGGGTCCACCACGCTCCTCATCGCCAACCCCAGCGACAACCCGCGAACCCTCGCCGTGGACATCAACGGCCAGTCACTCAGCGCAACCCTCCCCGCGCAGAGCTTCAACACAATCGTGGCCTGA
- a CDS encoding alginate lyase family protein — protein MVLAVTRVGGADEGVGEFDIPVVLPLTGAQVATLRGVAADLPEARGVIDEVAERAERLRGMAPTPLRVIHYEGLVHTDPRRVATCRSLSQMGDVAWLVRDWQLTGDERSAATLGRCVVAWSGAYVITGNDVNENKLYPLLVAYEALRPAFDDEDRAAVDRWVEELALTHLERAQGATRFSNRYVKRLRLLTVCARILDCDDWLDEVVASVERFVVHGLRPDGTSYDLEERDTLTYHCSALRPPLEIAMLLGEGADDLYAWTSPEGASIRKSVLYVLPYARGEKERREWRHSRVRLDHERAAAGLPGYQPGMLYDPRSSLEMFEQAAYFEPAFDAVVERLRGESAGVSWQTLMNRVVAQAREGN, from the coding sequence GTGGTTCTTGCTGTGACTCGGGTCGGTGGCGCTGACGAGGGTGTGGGCGAGTTTGACATCCCGGTGGTGCTGCCTTTGACGGGTGCACAGGTCGCGACGCTGCGCGGTGTGGCGGCGGATCTTCCCGAGGCGCGGGGGGTGATCGACGAGGTCGCGGAGCGTGCGGAACGGCTGCGTGGGATGGCGCCGACGCCGTTGCGGGTGATTCATTATGAGGGGCTGGTGCACACGGACCCGAGGCGCGTTGCGACGTGTCGTTCGCTGAGCCAGATGGGTGATGTGGCCTGGCTGGTGCGTGACTGGCAGTTGACGGGTGATGAGCGGTCTGCGGCGACGCTTGGGCGTTGTGTTGTGGCGTGGTCGGGGGCGTATGTGATTACGGGGAATGACGTCAATGAGAACAAGCTGTACCCGCTGCTGGTTGCGTACGAGGCCTTGCGGCCGGCGTTTGATGACGAGGATCGGGCTGCTGTGGATCGCTGGGTGGAGGAACTCGCGTTGACGCACCTTGAGCGTGCTCAGGGGGCGACTCGTTTCAGCAACCGCTACGTCAAGCGTCTGAGGCTGTTGACGGTGTGTGCGCGGATTCTGGATTGTGACGACTGGCTGGATGAGGTGGTTGCGTCGGTTGAGCGTTTTGTCGTGCATGGCCTGCGGCCTGACGGGACGAGTTACGATCTTGAGGAGCGTGACACGCTGACGTACCACTGCAGTGCGTTGAGGCCGCCGCTGGAGATCGCGATGCTCCTGGGTGAGGGTGCGGATGATCTGTACGCGTGGACGTCGCCTGAGGGCGCTTCGATCCGCAAGTCGGTGCTTTATGTTCTGCCTTACGCGCGTGGTGAGAAGGAACGTCGTGAGTGGCGTCACTCGCGGGTTCGGCTGGATCATGAGCGTGCGGCGGCGGGTCTGCCGGGTTATCAGCCCGGGATGCTCTATGACCCGCGGTCGTCGCTGGAGATGTTCGAGCAGGCGGCGTATTTCGAGCCTGCCTTCGATGCGGTTGTGGAGCGGTTGCGTGGCGAATCGGCGGGGGTCTCGTGGCAGACCCTGATGAACCGCGTGGTGGCGCAGGCGCGTGAGGGGAATTAG
- a CDS encoding PEP-CTERM sorting domain-containing protein, translating into MNTQCLFATGCLIAATSLSANAAIQVFGNNGGGVDGTEADFNAAYPVTTPIDFDAVAAGTTLEVPGGIDDSGNGTPLESPIAFDDLTLTIDGRNNTIDDTYVSTATELSIGLFDGEHESVVLTFDQAIKAFAATFETPASTNGVSVTIDGQEIDTFGFFLPGGGQGQQFLGFISDTPFTTVEFTSPFGGETFFLDNVAVAVPEPASALLLGLATLALRRRSA; encoded by the coding sequence ATGAACACCCAATGTCTCTTCGCAACCGGCTGCCTCATCGCAGCCACAAGCCTCTCCGCCAACGCTGCCATCCAGGTCTTTGGCAACAACGGCGGAGGCGTCGACGGCACCGAGGCCGACTTCAACGCCGCCTACCCCGTCACCACACCCATCGACTTCGACGCCGTCGCCGCCGGCACCACCCTCGAAGTCCCAGGCGGAATCGACGACTCCGGCAACGGCACGCCCCTCGAATCGCCCATCGCCTTCGATGACCTCACCCTCACCATCGACGGCCGCAACAACACCATCGACGACACCTACGTCTCCACCGCCACCGAACTGAGCATCGGCCTCTTCGACGGCGAGCACGAATCCGTTGTCCTGACCTTCGACCAAGCCATCAAGGCCTTTGCCGCGACCTTTGAAACCCCCGCCTCCACCAACGGCGTCTCCGTCACCATCGACGGACAGGAAATCGACACCTTCGGGTTCTTCCTGCCCGGCGGCGGCCAGGGACAGCAGTTCCTCGGCTTCATCAGCGACACCCCCTTCACCACCGTCGAGTTCACCTCGCCCTTCGGCGGCGAGACCTTCTTCCTCGACAACGTCGCCGTCGCCGTCCCCGAACCCGCCTCGGCCCTGCTCCTCGGCCTCGCGACCCTCGCCCTGCGTCGCCGATCCGCCTGA